The following DNA comes from Myxococcales bacterium.
AGCCTCCGGAGGCGCGGAAGGTCTCCGAGCTGATGACGAGCCCGGTGCACAGTGTGGGGCCCGGCGCCTCGTGGGCGGACGTCGCGCGCTCTCTCCACAGCTGGCGCCACACCGGAGTCCCGGTGCTCACCGATGGCGTCGTCGTGGGTATCGTGTCGAGGAGCGACGTGGAGCGGGCTGAAGCCGGCGGGCGACTCGAGCTTCCCGTGTCGAGCTCGATGAGCCAGCACGTGAAGACCATCGACGCGGACGCGTCACCCGAGCGTGCCCTCCAGCTGATGCAGGAGCACGACGTCGGCCGCCTGCCCGTGCTGCGGGATGGGCGCCTGGTCGGGATCGTCACACGCTCCGATTTGCGACGAATGTTGTACGGCGAGGCTTGAGCCCACGCTGCGAGGCGCGCGTTTCACAAGCTCGTGCAGCTCGGCTATCGTGCGCGATGTGACCTCGCAGTCTGAACGACCCCCGCGCCGCGCACCGCAGTCGCTCGCCAGCATGCAGGTCGACGTCACGACCCGCATGGGCGCGCTTCACCCGGCCACTGCCACCGGCTTGCCGATCCTCGACCGGATGCTGGCGGGCGGGCTCCGCACCGGAACTCTGCTGTCCGTTGCCGGCTCAGCCGGCGTCGGCAAGACCTCGCTCGCGCTGTTTTTCGCCTACATGGCCGCGCGGGCCCGCGCCGCCACGCTCTTCGTCAGCCCAGTGCTCGACGAGACCGAGGTCGTTGCTCGGCTGGCGGCCCGAGCGCTGCATCGGGATCACCCCGAGAGTCGGGTCAGCTACGGGGCGATCTGGACGGGACAAGCGTGGCAGGACGTCGCCACACACGCGCCGGTGAGCGCCGCGGTGGAGACGGTCGTGAAGAAGGTGGGCAGCATGTTCCACGTCCACAAGACCGATGGCTTCGAGACCACGTCCGCCATCGCCGCCGCTGCGGCGGAGCTCTGGGCCCGGCACGAACGAGTCGTCGTCGTGATCGACGGCATCGAGACCTTCAGCGCTCACGTGGGAGGCGACAGGGAGCGCGCGGCGCAGGCCAATGCGGCGCTCGACAATCGTGTCGGCCAGGTGGCGCTCGAGCTGCGCCGCATCGCCGAGGGTGGGGCTGCGGTGATCGTCACGGCGCTGTCGCGCCACTCGGATCTGGTGGCCGCCGCGGCAACCCTGAGCGCTGATCTGCGGGCGATCGATGCCTCGGGGTCGCCCCTGAACGAGCGGCACCTGGCCCTCGGTGGCCGACCCGTGGAGCTGGTCGTGCGCAAGAACCACGCGGGTCCGACCGGCATCGTACCGCTGCGTTTCATCGCCGGAGCCGCGACCTTCGAAGAGCGCGCGCCGTGAGCGCCAAGCTCAGAGTTCAGCTCATCCACGGCCTCGAGGGCAGTCCCACCGGCGCGAAGTCTCAGTACCTGGCGCGTCATTTCGAGCTGTCGGCGCCGGCGATGAACACCGGTGACTTCCAGGGTTCGGTGGCGACTCAGGCCGCGGCGCTCGCGGTGTTCCGTCCGGATGTGCTGGTCGGATCGTCGTTCGGGGGTGCGGTGGCGGTCTTGCTCCTGCAGCGGCAGCTGTGGCGTGGGCCTAGCTTGTTGCTTGCGCCGGCGGTGGGTCACTTCGGAGTCGACGCGCGGATCCCCGACGGCGTTCGGGTGACGGTGGTTCACGGGCGGTCGGACACCATCTGTCCCATCGAGTGGAGTCGGGCGCTGACACACACGGGAACGGTGGGGCTCGTCGAGCTGGTCGAGGTCGACGACGAACACCGCCTCGCGTCGCTGCTCGAGGGAGAAAAGTTAGCGGATCTCGTGCGCGCTCTGGGAAGCGCCGCCGATCGCGGTTAGAGTCCGCGCATGCGCGCTCGTTTCATCTGCGGTTGCTCTCTGCTGGTGCTCGCGGTGTTTGCCTGCAGCTCGGAGAACTCGACGGAGGTGAAGGCCACCGGCGGCGCGGGTGGGACCGGCGGCTCGGGCACCGGCGGCAGCTCCGCGAGCGGCGGCTCCGGCGGTAGCGTTGCAACTGGCGGTGCGGCTGGGGTGAACGCGACCGGTGGCGTGGCCGGAACGGTCGCCACGGGCGGCGCCGCCGGCACGGCCGCGACGGGTGGCGCGGCGGGCAGTGGCGGGTCGGGCGCTCAGGATGCAGGCGGCGACGCGGGAGGCGCGGGGGGCTCGGTGTCTTGCGGCAGTCAGAGCTGTGATCTTGCGACGGGCTTCTGCTGTGTGATCGCGAAGACGCCAACCTGCGCCGTGAAGGGCAGCAACTGCGTCGGAGACGACATCCTGTGTGACGGCAAGGAGGACTGCGACGGCGGGAAGATCTGCTGCAAGTCGACGAGCCCGTTCACTGCTGGCGATGCGGCGATCACGAGCAACGTGACTTGCAGTGCAAGCTGCAGCAACTCGGTGCCATTGGGCTCCAAGATCCAGGTCTGCAAGGTCACCGGTGAGTGTGTGACCGGCTCGTGCAAACCCGCCGCCAGCGGCTCGGCACTGCCGGTTGGCTACAAGACCTGCCAGCTCTGAGTCAGATCGTGAGCGTCGCCTTCGCCGTGCCACCGAGGCCCGGTCCGCCCACGCCGCCTTGCGGGTTGGAGCCGCCGGAGTTGCCGAGGCCCGCCGCGCCCGGAACACAGACCTTGTGGGTCACGGACACGTTGGCCGCGTTGCCCGAGGCGTAAGCCACGCACGCCGCCGGCCCGCCGCCGCCGCCGCCGCCGGGACCGCCGGCCGCGCCGTTGCCGCCCTTGCCGCCGGGACCCCCGTTGCCGCTGTCGTCCTTGCCGGCTCCGGCGGGTCCGTTGCTGCCGCCGTTCTGTCCCGACGCGCCGTTGCCACCCTTGCCGGCGTTGCCACCGTTGCCGGTGCCGATGTCGTTGCCGGTGATGACGGCCTTACCCGATGCCACGAACACACCGAAGCTGCCGCCGCCGCCGCCGCCGCCCTTGCCACCGTTGCCGCCGACGCCGCCGCAGCCACCGGCGCCACCGCCGCCACCCTTGTCGGACTTGCAGACGCCAATGACGATGGTCGGGCTGCCGCCGCCGCCGCCGCCGCCGCCGCCGGCGCCCTTGCCGTTGGCGCCGAGCGTGCCGTCGGTACCGTTCGCGGGCGTGTAACCACCGCTCGACACGCCGCCGATTGCGGGACCGCCGGTGCCCGGTGTGCCCTGAGTCGTTCCGTTGGCGCCGTCGCTGCCTTGTTTGCCCGACGAGCTCACGCTGAAACACTGTTGTGCCGACTTGCCGCCGTCACCGCCGGTGGCGTTGGCGCTACCGTCGTCGCCTTTGTCACCGGGGGAGTCGCCCTGGCCTCCATCGCCGCCCTTGCCGCCGTACTCGACGCAAGCAACGTTCTTCGGTCCGCCGCCGCCGTTGCTGGAGCAACCGCTGCAACCGTCTTCGCCCTTCGCGCCGTCCGGGGCCGTCGGGCTCGAGGGCGGTGTGCCGTTGCCTCCGCCGTCGCCGTCCGTGCCGGACGCAGCGTCAATCTTGTTGTAGCGCACGTAGAGTGTGCCCGCGGTCGAGTTGCTGTCCAGGCGCACGCCGTAGGTGCTCTGGCCGAAACCGCTCGGCTTGAGCGCCTCGATGTTGATGCCTTCGATGTGAGTCTCGACGTCGATCTTCCCGGCGAAGAACACGGTGCCAGTCGCGCTGACCTTGGTCGTGACCTTGGACGAGCGCTTGAACTTGAAGTTGGGGTCGTTCTCGTCGAAGCCGCCGTAGATGCTGATGCCGCTCTGGACGATCACGGCCTCGTTGTAGTTGTCACCCGAGAGGCACACCGCCGCGACGCTGTTCGTCTTGGCCTTGCTGATGCCGGCAGCGATGGTCTTCATCGGTTTGTTGCGGGTGCCGTCGCCGTTGGTGTCGTCGCCCGTTGCGGCCGAGACGTACACACACTGCTCGACGAGCCCGTCCCCGCCGTCGCAGTTCGAGTCGACGTAGTTGTCGTCGATTGGGTCGGCGTTGGGGTTGGTGGGGTCTTTTGTGCACGAGTACTCACAACCGCAGGTGCCGGTCAGGGGATTCTTGTCGATGTCGTGGAAGTCCTTCGGGCAGCCGGTCGCACACGCGCCGCCGTCGGTGCCGCCGTCGGTGCCACCGCCGGTGCCGGCGCTGCCGTCGGTGCCCGCGTCGTTGCCCGCCTGGCCACCGCCGCCTGCCGCACCACCACCGCCCGCCGCTCCGCCTGCGCCGCCGCTACCGCCGGTCGCGCCGCCGCTGCCACCGGTTGCTCCACCGCTGCCGCCGGTCGCGCCGCCCGTGCCGCCGTCTTTGCCACCGGTACCCGACTTGCCACCCGCTGGCGAAGTGTCCGCGTCGCCGCCGCCTGCGCAACCGCCGAAAGCCAACGTGCCGACTCCTACGGAGAGCACCATTCCCAAAGCGAAAGAAAGCCGGCTCCTGATCATGGGGGCAATTGTGCACCGAGAGCGGGCACTTCTCAACAGGCGCCGAGGACGGGCGTGGGGTATCCTGAGCGCCGGTCGACCCCATGAGCCCAATTGCACGTTGCGTTACGGTCGCTTCGCTCGGCGGACTTCTCGCGGCATTCGCCGCCTGCGGGTCCGAGGCGGACGAGGCCCCCGGCTCGGGTGGGGCCGGCGCCGGCGGGGCCGGAGGCATCACCGGTATTGGCTCGAGCGGTGGGACTGGCGGTGACCTCGACACCGGACTTGCCGACGCGATCGATCCGGACGGTGGTTGTTTCTACACCACCGAGCAGGGCCAGAGCACGCCGCTCCACTTGTTCATCGCGTTCGACAAGTCGAGCAGCATGTCCGGATTTCAGTGGGACGCGGCCAAGGCGGGCCTGATTGCCTTCGTCAAAGATCCAACGTCTGCGGGTGTGGACGTCGGGCTCAAATTCTTTCCGCGCAAACCCGACAGCGTCGAGGTCTGCAGTCAGCAGGCTTACATGGCGCCGGACGCGCCGTTCGGCTTGCTGCCGGGCAACGCCACGGCCATCGAAGCTGCGATCACCAGCGAGGTGCCCAACGGACTGAGCACGCCGACCTATCCGGCGCTTGGCGGTGCCATCCTGAAGAGCATCGAGCTCGCGCAGAACAACCCGGGTCACACGGCGGCGGTCTTGCTCGTCACCGACGGGCTGCCCGCGGGGCCGGCGGCGAGCTGTCAGGGCGTCGATCCAACGAGCACCCAGGAAATCAGCAACCTGGCGGCGAAAGGCGCGACTTTCTCGTCCCCCGTGTTGACCTACGTGATCGGCTTGCCGGGTGTGGACCAGACCTTTGCCAACGCGGTTGCCCTCGCCGGCGGCAGCACCAGCGCCATCTTGGTCTCGAACACCAACGTGCAGAAGGAGTTCCAGGACGCCCTCGCGAAGGTGCGCGGCCAAGCGTTGCCGTGTGAGTACGAGGTGCCGGAGAAGGTCCAGAAGGGTGAGATCGCGTACAACAAGGTCAACGCCGTCTTCACCCACGGCAGTGGCAGCGCGGAAAAATTGCTGCAGACCGCTGACTGCGCCAAGGGCGGCGGCTGGTACTACAGCAGCACGACGCCGAAGAAGATCATCCTCTGCCCGACCGTGTGTGCTCAGGCCAAGGCGGACTACCTGGCGAAGATCGAGATCCAGCTCGGGTGTCAGACGGACATCGTGAAGTGAGCGGCTACCGCGAGCGCCGCGATCCTCGCGACGTCGCTGCGGAGCTGGTCAGCGAAGCCTACGAGCGCGAAGCCCGTGCGCTCGGCGAAAAGAGCCGCGCCGAGGCGGCGGTGCGGATCAAGGAGGCGGATCGCGAAGCGCTCTGGCACAGGCTGGGCGCCGAGAATGCCCTCGAGCGGCACCTGGAGGCCCTGCACCGGTCGCTCACCGAGCTGGGCCTTCAGGTCGCGCAGGCGCGGGCGGCGCGCGGCGAAGCGGACCGCGCGGCCATCGCCCGCATCGAGGCGGAGCGCGCGGCGTTCCTGACCGGGCGGGGTGTGGATCCCGGACCTTCCCTCGAACGACCGCACGAAGACCTGGCGGCGAGCGACGTCGCGCAGCAACTGGCCACGGCGCGCGAGAGGTCGGCGGGCACTCAGCGGGCGATCCGCGAGGCCGACGCAGAGCTGGCTGCTGCCCGGAGCGCGCTCGAAGCGGCGCTCGATGCACTTGCCGCCGCGACCCGCGCGCGCATCGACGCACAAGCGGAGCTCACGCGCACGCTGGGCTAGTGTGCCGAGTCCGCAAATCGGGCAAGCTTGACCTCGGCCTGGCGTGTTCGCGGAGCGAATTCCGCGGTGAATCGCGCGAAGCGCCCAGAGAACGCCGGCGCCCTTTCGAGAAGATAGTGTCCGCGCTGCGATAGCGGCGCCGCGCGGAGCGCGGTCCGCAATTCGATTGCGAATTGCGGATTCACGACACTAGGGCGTGTCCCTAGTTACCGAGCGGCGTGCGAAGAGCAGTCCCAGGAGGGCGAGCCCGAGCAGACCGAGCGGAGCACTTCGAGTTGGTGCGCCCACCCGGCAGTCACAGCCGCCCGCAGGCCGAAGACGGACGGTCGGCTTGGTGGGAACCTTGCCGATCGTCACGCTGGCTTTGGCCGAGTTGTCGCCGAGGCTGCTCTCACAGGGCAGGCTGCTCGCCACGTCGGCGCTGACGCTGACGGCAGGCTGATCCGCGTCAGCCGTCGCCGACAACGTGACCGTCGCGGTGGCGCCCGCCGCGAGCACGCCCAGGTCGCAGCTGAGTTTGTCCCCCGCTGCGCAAGAGCCCTGACTCGGTGAAGCCGACAGCGCGCTCCCGTTGGCGAGCGTGCCGCTCAGCTTCACGTCCGGCGCAGGCTCGGCGCCCGGGTTCGAGACGGTGAACGTCATGTTCGTCGTCTCGCCGCCGATGACGCTGGCATCCGCAACGGCGGTCAGCGTCAGGTTGCCCGGGAGTTTCTGGTTGAGGCTCACGACCTCGTAGCGGGCACCGGCGACGTTGGTGTGGTGCAAGAGCAGCAGGTCGAGCGGTTGCTGGCCGGCCCGCGCCTCTGCCGACACGTCGACCTCGATGGGGCCGGGGCCGATGAACAGCGGGAGGCCGTCCTTGGCGTACTTCGTGGTGTCGATCAGCGGTTGGTTCGGATTGAAGCTGGCCCAGCCCGTCTGTTCACCCTCGAGCAGCTTCACCGGATCTTCGGTGCTGCCGAAGTAGGAGAACGCGGGGTTCTCCGCGGTCAGCCCCAGATCCGAGAGCAGTGCGGTGAACACCACCACCGAGTTGTTGAAGGGGTGGGTCTCCGCGCCGTCGACGTACACGAGATTCAGAGGCAGGCGATTGATACGTTGCTCGCTGCCCTTGGCATAGGTCGCGGAGGTGAGCGCATCCCGGAAGGACTGGAGGTTGTTGCGCGCCTCGGCGCGGATCTCGAAGTCGGCGCTGCCGTCCTGATCCGAATCGACCTCGATGGTCACGACGCTGAGGGCGCCGTGCGCCGGGGTCGTCCAGGTCCCGCTGACGGCGACGGCAAAGAACACTCGCGCCTCGTCGAACGAAGCGGCCGTGGCGAGATCGCTGGCCGCACCGATGGCGCGCAGATCCGTCATGGCGGCCGTCGGGTCGCTGGCAGAGTCCGGGTGTTCGTCGTCGAGGATCCCGAGCTGGAACGCGGTGACCACCGGGTTCGGATGCGCCGAGGTGCCGTCGAGCGAAATCTCGACCTTGGAGGCGGCCTCACCGTCGCACTGCGGCTGGAACTTGGCGCTGCGTTTGGCCGCCGCGCGCACGCTGCCGTGATACGGCACGACGACGTCCTCCGCCCCGCCGCTGGTGTGGGAGAAGCGCACGTTGCCGCTGGCCTCGTTCAAGTATTGACGGGCCTGCTGGCTCTGGATCGGGGCGGTGCCCGGATCGGGGCCGGGACTGCCGAGGGTTACGGGGTCGAGCGTGAGCACCAGCTTCACCGTGGCGGTCTGGCCGGCGGGCATGACGACCTGGGTTGGCTCGACCTTCACCACCAGCCCCGGAAGCTCGTGGGTCGGTTCGATCTTCGCGTCGAGCGTGGCCTGGGCCGTGTCGTGATTGGTCAAGGTCACGCTGCGCTCGACCGTGGTCGGTACGTCGCTCACGACCGGCCCGAACGAGACGCCGACCTCACCCGCGCCGGGGTCGTGTCCGGCGGTGATGCGCTGGGCGACGGCGCGCTCCACCGCGAGTCGTCCGCTGCCAACCACCGACGTGGGATAACGCTGGCCGCTGAGATCGACGAGTGGCTCGGTGCTGTTGATCAGCGCTGCCTTGACCTCGAGGGGGGAGTACGACGGCATGGCCTGGCGCACGAGGGCCGCCGCTCCTGCCACGACAGGTGACGCTTGGCTGGTGCCCTGGGAACGCCGGGGCTCGGTGCCGGAGCCAACCCGGGCGGAGTCCACCGAGAAGCCGGGCGCCGCGATTTCCGGCTTCAAGCGCCCGTCGATTGCGCTGGGCCCGCGCGAGCTGAAGCCCGCGAGCAACTCGGCACCCACACCGGTGTACTTGTCAGTCGGGTCGAGGCCTGCGGTGACGGTGCTCGAGGCCATGAGCTGTTTCACGACCTGACCATCCACCAGTCGGATCATCACTCCGGGGATCGCGATGGAGCCGGGGTCGCCGCCGCCCATCGCAAACGGTAGCGCGTCGTCGGTATCGTCCACGATGACGACCGCCTTCGCCCCTGCCGCCAAGGCATTGGTGAACTTGTTGATGAAGGAGCAGGTGCCGCGATCGATGAGCACCATCTTTCCGGCGACCGCTGCGGCGTTGGAGAATTTACTGCAGCCGTTGCTCGGCTGGCTTGCCACGAGCTCTCCGCTGACCGGCCCCGAGTCGACGAGGCGTGTGCTGAAACCGCCCTCTGCGGCGGCGTACTTGGCGGCGCCCGAGGAGGCCGTGGTCACGCTGAGCGCGAGGAACTCGTTGTCGGCGCTGGCCGCGACGCTCAACACCTCCGGGATCGTGCCGGGGGCACCCGCCGTGAAGAACGTCTGCCCCTCGTTGCCCGCGGCGGCCACGATCAGCGTGCCCGCCTTGGTCAGGTTAGCGGCGATCTCGCCATTGGTGGGAGAGCCGAGGGCGTAGCTGGTACCGAGCGAGGCGTTCACCACATCGAGGCGATCGGCGAAGCTGCCATCCTGGTTGGGATCCGCCGCGCGCTCAAGGGCCGAGGCGAGCATCGTGGTCGAACCGTCGCAACCGAACACCTTGAGCGCCCACAGCTTTGCCGTTGGTGCTACCCCTGGGGCTACTCGATAGGCGACGGGATTGAAGCTGATGTTGTACGGGCCCAGGTAGGCCGCTCCCGCCTGGGTCACGCCATTTCCTGCGGCGATGCCGCTCACGTGGGAGCCGTGGCCGCCGGAGACGAACGTGTTCTCCGGTTTCGTGCAGTCGAGCGGATCCGCGTCGGGCGCCGGCGTGTTGACGTTCGCGCTCGGGTTGTAGTCGTCGCCGACGAAATCCCAGCCGCCGACCACCCGTGTCGTCGGGAAGCTGCCCGGCTCGATCACGGTCGAGTTGTTCGCTGCGTAAGCAGCGACGGTGCCCGGCCCGCCAAAGTCGGCGTGGGTGTAGTCGATGCCCGTGTCGATGATGCCGATGGTGATGCCGTCGCCGGTGAACGGTGTGCTCTTCGCCCACACCTCGGGCGCACCCACCACCGGAATCAGCGATGCGAGCGCGGGGTACATCAGGGGCACCCGCTCGACCCGCAGCACGCCGGGCAGGGGTTTGATGCGCGCGAGCTGGCGCTCGGTGCCGAGCACCTGGATCACGTTGGCGAGTCGCGACAGCTCGGCGAT
Coding sequences within:
- a CDS encoding PE-PGRS family protein; the encoded protein is MVLSVGVGTLAFGGCAGGGDADTSPAGGKSGTGGKDGGTGGATGGSGGATGGSGGATGGSGGAGGAAGGGGAAGGGGQAGNDAGTDGSAGTGGGTDGGTDGGACATGCPKDFHDIDKNPLTGTCGCEYSCTKDPTNPNADPIDDNYVDSNCDGGDGLVEQCVYVSAATGDDTNGDGTRNKPMKTIAAGISKAKTNSVAAVCLSGDNYNEAVIVQSGISIYGGFDENDPNFKFKRSSKVTTKVSATGTVFFAGKIDVETHIEGINIEALKPSGFGQSTYGVRLDSNSTAGTLYVRYNKIDAASGTDGDGGGNGTPPSSPTAPDGAKGEDGCSGCSSNGGGGPKNVACVEYGGKGGDGGQGDSPGDKGDDGSANATGGDGGKSAQQCFSVSSSGKQGSDGANGTTQGTPGTGGPAIGGVSSGGYTPANGTDGTLGANGKGAGGGGGGGGGSPTIVIGVCKSDKGGGGGAGGCGGVGGNGGKGGGGGGGSFGVFVASGKAVITGNDIGTGNGGNAGKGGNGASGQNGGSNGPAGAGKDDSGNGGPGGKGGNGAAGGPGGGGGGGPAACVAYASGNAANVSVTHKVCVPGAAGLGNSGGSNPQGGVGGPGLGGTAKATLTI
- a CDS encoding VWA domain-containing protein, which encodes MSPIARCVTVASLGGLLAAFAACGSEADEAPGSGGAGAGGAGGITGIGSSGGTGGDLDTGLADAIDPDGGCFYTTEQGQSTPLHLFIAFDKSSSMSGFQWDAAKAGLIAFVKDPTSAGVDVGLKFFPRKPDSVEVCSQQAYMAPDAPFGLLPGNATAIEAAITSEVPNGLSTPTYPALGGAILKSIELAQNNPGHTAAVLLVTDGLPAGPAASCQGVDPTSTQEISNLAAKGATFSSPVLTYVIGLPGVDQTFANAVALAGGSTSAILVSNTNVQKEFQDALAKVRGQALPCEYEVPEKVQKGEIAYNKVNAVFTHGSGSAEKLLQTADCAKGGGWYYSSTTPKKIILCPTVCAQAKADYLAKIEIQLGCQTDIVK
- a CDS encoding S8 family serine peptidase; translated protein: MRRSLRLAVPVALAGLAALSCTEVDSPEPAASRSAALSETESAYYVVLAGPPAIARIPSSMDPRSPSADALVRARLAELETQHAVLTPAIEAHGARVIAELSRLANVIQVLGTERQLARIKPLPGVLRVERVPLMYPALASLIPVVGAPEVWAKSTPFTGDGITIGIIDTGIDYTHADFGGPGTVAAYAANNSTVIEPGSFPTTRVVGGWDFVGDDYNPSANVNTPAPDADPLDCTKPENTFVSGGHGSHVSGIAAGNGVTQAGAAYLGPYNISFNPVAYRVAPGVAPTAKLWALKVFGCDGSTTMLASALERAADPNQDGSFADRLDVVNASLGTSYALGSPTNGEIAANLTKAGTLIVAAAGNEGQTFFTAGAPGTIPEVLSVAASADNEFLALSVTTASSGAAKYAAAEGGFSTRLVDSGPVSGELVASQPSNGCSKFSNAAAVAGKMVLIDRGTCSFINKFTNALAAGAKAVVIVDDTDDALPFAMGGGDPGSIAIPGVMIRLVDGQVVKQLMASSTVTAGLDPTDKYTGVGAELLAGFSSRGPSAIDGRLKPEIAAPGFSVDSARVGSGTEPRRSQGTSQASPVVAGAAALVRQAMPSYSPLEVKAALINSTEPLVDLSGQRYPTSVVGSGRLAVERAVAQRITAGHDPGAGEVGVSFGPVVSDVPTTVERSVTLTNHDTAQATLDAKIEPTHELPGLVVKVEPTQVVMPAGQTATVKLVLTLDPVTLGSPGPDPGTAPIQSQQARQYLNEASGNVRFSHTSGGAEDVVVPYHGSVRAAAKRSAKFQPQCDGEAASKVEISLDGTSAHPNPVVTAFQLGILDDEHPDSASDPTAAMTDLRAIGAASDLATAASFDEARVFFAVAVSGTWTTPAHGALSVVTIEVDSDQDGSADFEIRAEARNNLQSFRDALTSATYAKGSEQRINRLPLNLVYVDGAETHPFNNSVVVFTALLSDLGLTAENPAFSYFGSTEDPVKLLEGEQTGWASFNPNQPLIDTTKYAKDGLPLFIGPGPIEVDVSAEARAGQQPLDLLLLHHTNVAGARYEVVSLNQKLPGNLTLTAVADASVIGGETTNMTFTVSNPGAEPAPDVKLSGTLANGSALSASPSQGSCAAGDKLSCDLGVLAAGATATVTLSATADADQPAVSVSADVASSLPCESSLGDNSAKASVTIGKVPTKPTVRLRPAGGCDCRVGAPTRSAPLGLLGLALLGLLFARRSVTRDTP